The nucleotide sequence CCACCGCCGTGGTCGGGTCGTGCAGCACGAGGACCGGCCGTTCGGCGGCGAGCGCGCGGGCGAGGGCGACGCGCTGGCGCTGGCCGCCGGAGAGGGAGCGGCCGCGTTCGGCGAGGAGGGTGTCGCCGCCCTCGGGGAGGAGCCGGGCGACCTCGTCGGCCGCCGAGGCCCGCAGGGCCCGCTCGACGGGTGCCGGGTCGTCCGGGGCCGTGTCCCCGGCCCCGGCCCGTACGTTGTCGAGCAGCGTGCTCTCGAACAGGTCGGCGTCGTGGTGGGCGACGAGCACCGCACGGCGCAGCGCGTCGGGGTCGAGCGAGGTCAAGGGGGTGCCGTCGAGTTCGATCGTCCCCTCGGCCGGGTCCGCCTCGCGGGCGAGGCAGACGAGCAGGTCGGCGGCGGCGGCCGGGTCCCGGGTGACGACCCCGGTGAGGCTGCCGGCCGGGAGGTCGAGGTCGACGCCGCGGAGTGCGCCGAGCGACACCCCGCGCAGGGCGAGCCGGCCCGCCGGCCGGTCTGCGGGCGCGTCCTTCCCGGTCCCGACGGTGACGGGGGAGGCGAGCACCTCGGCGATCCGCCTGGCCGAGGCCCGGCCCTGGGCGAGTTCGGCGTTCACGTAGGTGAGCAGCTGGAACGGGCCGAGGAGGAACTGCGCCAGGCCGACGGCGGCCACCAGGTCGCCGACGCTGATGCTGCCGTCCATCGCGAGGTACGCCCCCACCACGGCGATGACGGCGATGAAGACGCCGGTCAGCGCGAGCACCGCGCCCTCGTGGCCGGCCCGGCTGCGGGCGGCGCGCAGGGCGGCGGACAGCGAGTCCTGGCTGGTGGTGCGGTAGCGGGCCACGGCCGCGGACTCGGCGCCCATGCCCTTGAGGACGCGCAGTCCCGAGACGAGGTCGGCGGCGACGCCGGAGGCGTGGGCGGCCCGCTCCTGCTCGGTCTCGCTGCGCCGTTCGAGGGGGCGGCTGATGCGGTGTCCGAGCCAGAGCAGCGGCGGGATGCCGAGCAGGACGAGCAGTCCGAGCGGGACCGAGATCCGGAGCAGTGCGATCGCGCTGATCACCAGGGCGGCGACGGCGGACACCCCGTAGGCGATGACGGTGGCCACCGAGCCGACGCGCCGGGCGTCGTTGGTGGCGATGCTGGTGAGCGCGCCCGGGAGCCGGTCGGCGTCCGCCCCGCCCCGGGGGTCGAGGACCCGCGCGGCGAGGTCGAGCCGGAGGCGGTGCGCGGCGAGTTCGCCGCTGCCCTCGGTGATCCGGGCGCTGGTGCGATAGCAGGTCGAAAGGACCAGGAAGAGTACGGCGAGGACGATCAGGAGGCGCAGCAGCGCCGCGGAGGAGCCGGTCGCGACCGCCGTGTCGATGGTGGCGCCGATGACCACCGGCACCAGGGCCTCGCAGCCCTGGTGGGTCATACCGAGCAGGGATGCCGCGATCACTCGGCGGCGTTGTCCTCTGATCGCCTGGCGGAGGACAACTCCCCCCGTCGGTCCGCCCGTTGGCATGAGACTCCTTCACGGAGGTAGATGGCAGGTTAGGTAAGCCTACTCTGACCGGACGGCGTGTCGGGGTGGTCCGGGCGGAGTTCCGGACGGTCCCCGCGCGGGTCCTGTTCAGCGCGTTGACCGCTGGATGCGGTTCGGTTAGCCTCACCTAAGTCGTGCCCCGTCGGTTCCGTATGCCGCGGGCTCCCGCCCGTACGACCGTGGGGTTTCGCCGTACACCTGAACCGCCGCCAGGGGGAGTTGTCGTTGTCCGTCGAATCCCGGGCGGTGTCGGGACCGCAGACCGCGGCCGCGGAGAAGCCCGCAGCGTCCGCCGCGGCGCCGCGCACCGGCCGCGCGGGCGCCGCGTACCGGGGCTTAGGCCTGGTCCTCGCCCTCGCCGCACTCGTCCTGATCGGACTCCTCAGCGTCTGGGTGGGCACCCGGGGCATCCCCTTCACCGCCACCTGGCACGCCCTGTGGAACCCCGACGGCTCCGAGACCTCGGTCATCATCCACGACTACCGCATCCCCCGCACCCTCCTCGGCATCCTCGTCGGCGCCGCCCTCGGCCTCGCCGGCGCCCTCATGCAGGCCCTCACGCGCAACCCCCTCGCCGACCCCGGCATGCTCGGCGTCAACCTCGGCGCCTCCGCCGGAGTCGTCGTCGCCATCGCCTTCTTCGGCGTCGCGGCCCCGCTCGGGTACGTGTGGTTCGCACTCGCCGGCGCCGCCGCCGCGTCCACCGGCGTCTACGTCCTCGGCTCCTCCGGACGGAAGATCGCCTCCCCCGAACGGCTCGTCGTCGCCGGGGCCGCCGTGACCGCCGTCCTGTACGCCTTCAACTGGGCCGTCCTGCTGCTCGATCCCAGGGCCTTCGACCAGTTCCGCTTCTGGACCGTCGGCTCGCTCGCCGGCCGCTACGGCGACATCGTCCTGATGGCCCTGCCGTTCATCGCCGTCGGCCTCGTCCTCGCCCTCGTCCTCGCCCCCTCGCTCAACGCCCTCGCCATGGGCGACCAGATGGGCCGCGCGCTCGGCGTCAACGTCCCCAGGACCCGCGCCCTCGGCGCCGTCGCCGTGATGCTGCTCTGCGGGGCCGCCACCGCCGCCGCAGGACCCATCGGCTTCGTCGGCCTCGCCGTACCGCACATCGCCCGCTTCGTCGTCGGCCCCGACCAGCGCTGGGTGTTCGCCTACTCCATGCTGATCGCCCCCGTCCTCCTCCTCGGCTCCGACGTCCTCGGCCGGGTCCTCGGCGCCCCCGGCGAGGTGCAGGTCGGCATCGTCACCGCCTTCATCGGCGCCCCCCTCTTCATCGCCCTGTGCCGCCGCCGGAAGCTGGTCATGCTGTGAGCGCCGTACGGGAGGCGCAGACCTCCCCGCCCGACCCGGCCCCCCGAACCGCCACCGACCGGCCCCGGGTCGTCACCGGCCGGGCCGTCCGCACCCGCTCCGGCGCCCTCTCCCTGCTCGTACGGAGCCGTACCCTCGCCGTCACCGCGGCCCTGCTCCTCGCGCTGCTCACCGTCGCGGCCGTCACCCTCACCACCGGCGACTTCGACCTGTCCGTCGCAGAGGTCCTCCGGGCACTCACCGGCGAGGGCAGCGGCATCGCCGACTTCGTCGTCAACACCCTGCGCATGCCCCGCCTCGTGACCGCGCTCTGCGTCGGCGCCGCCCTCGCCGTGAGCGGCGCCATCCTCCAGAGCATCACCGGCAACCCCCTGGGCAGCCCCGACATCATCGGCTTCACCAACGGCTCCGCCGTCGGCGCCCTCGTCGTCATCGTCGTGATCCACGGCAGCATGACCCAGATCGCGATCGGCGCGCTGGTCGGCGGCCTCGCCACCGCCCTCGCCGTCCACCTCCTCATGCTCGGCCGCGGCATTCAGGGCTTCCGCCTCGTCGTCGTCGGCATCGGCGTCAGCGCCCTGCTCCTCGCCGTCAACTCGTACCTCATCACCAGGGCCACCTTCCAGGAGGCCCTCGAAGCACAGTCCTGGCTGATCGGCAGCCTCGGCAACCGGCTCTGGACGCACGCCCACGCCATCGGGATCGCCGTCGCCGTCCTGCTGCCCCTGGCCTTCTTCCTCTCCCGCCGGCTCTCCATGGTCGAGATGGGCGACACCACCGCCACGGCCCTCGGCGTCGACGTGGCCCGCACCCGCGTGATCCTCCTCGTGATCAGCGTCGCCCTGGCCGCCTTCGCCACCGCCGTCACCGGACCCATCTGGTTCATCGCCCTCGCCGCGCCCCAGGTCGCCCGCAAGCTCACCGGCTCCGGACCCGCGCTGCTGCCGTCCGCCCTCATGGGCGCGGTCATGCTCGCCCTCAGCGACCTCGCCGTGCAGCGCCTCTTCGCCCCCGCGCTGCTCCCGGTCGGCACGGCGACCGGCTGCGTCGGCGGCCTCTACCTCATCTGGCTACTGGTCACCGAGTCGCGAAAGAGCCGCGCATGACAGCAACGAACCCGCAGGGGCCCCGGCTGCGCGCCGAGAACCTCACCCTCTCCTACGACCAGCGGACGGTCGCGACCGGCCTCGGCGTCGAGATCCCCGACCACTCCTTCACGGTCATCATCGGCCCCAACGCCTGCGGCAAGTCCACCCTGCTCACCGCGCTCGCCCGCATGCTGAAACCGAAGGCCGGCCAGGTCTACCTCGACGGCGCGGCCATCGCCTCGTACCGCAGCCGCGAGGTCGCCCGCCGCCTCGGCCTGCTCCCGCAGTCCTCCACCGCCCCCGGCGGCATCACCGTCGGCGACCTCGTCGCCCGCGGCCGCTACCCCCACCAGGGCATGCTGAAGCAGTGGTCCGTCGAGGACGAGGCCGCCGTCGTCGACGCCATGCGCCGCACCGGCGTACTCGACCTCGCGGACCGGCCCGTCGACGACCTGTCCGGCGGCCAGCGCCAGCGCGTCTGGCTCTCCATGGTCCTCGCCCAGCAGACCTCCATCCTGCTGCTCGACGAACCGACCACCTACCTCGACATCGCCCACCAGGTCGAAGTCCTCGACCTGTGCGCCGCCCTCCACGCCCAGCAGGGCCACACGGTCGTCGCCGTCCTCCACGACCTCAACCAGGCCTGCCGGTACGCCACCCACCTCATCGTCATGCGCCCCGGCGGCACCATCGCCGCCGAGGGCGCCCCGTCGACCGTCATGACCGCGGAACTCGTCGAGGACGTCTTCGGCCTGCCCTGCCGGATCATCCCCGACCCCGAGACCGGCACGCCCCTGATGGTGCCGGCCGCCCCCAAGGGGTACGCGGTCGGCCGGGCGGCCACCGAGGACCGCGACACCGTGATGGCCAAGACCCCCTGACGGCCCGGCACCGCACCCGCCCACCACCTCCGACGAGGGGAACGGACTGCCCATGCTCTGTACGAGGCTGACGAACGCGCGCGTCCTCACCATGGACCCCGAACACCCCGTCGCCCACGACGTCGGCATCTGGCGCGGACGGATCGTCGGCCTCGACGCGGCCGTCACCTCGCTGCCCGCCCGCGAAGTCGTCGACCTCCAGGGCGCCACCGTGCTGCCCGGCTTCATCGACAGCCACGTCCACCTCGCCTGGGCGGGCCTCAAGGCGAACACCCCGAGCATCGCCCCCTGCGAGCGCGTCGAGGACGTGCTCGCCGTCATCGCGGAGGCCGCCGCCCGCCCGGCCGCCCCCGGCGCCTGGGTGGACGTCGCCGGGTACGACCAGCGGGCCCTGGGCCGCCACCTCACCGCGGCCGAGATCGACCGGGTCAGCCAGGGCCGCAAGATCTTCCTCATGCACGACTCCGGCCACGCCTGCGTCGTCAACGCCGCCGTCCTCGACCTGCTCCCCGCCGACGTCCCCCACCAGGACGGCTTCCTCGCGGAGAGCGCCATGACCGCCGTACGCCGGCTCCGGCTGCCGTACTCCCAGGAGGAACTCGCCGACGCCATCGAGCGGGCCGGCCGCACCTGCCTCGCCGAGGGCATCACCGCCGCCGCCGAGGCGGGCATCGGCGGCGGCCTCCTCGGCCACAGCCCCGTCGAACTCGGCGCCTACCAACTCCTGCGGGACCATGGCCGACTGCCGCTGCGCGTCCAGCTGATGGCCGCCGGCGACACCCTCCGCCCGCGCGCCGCACACCGCGACGACGGCATCCCGCGCGCCCTCGACCTCGGCCTGCGCACCGGCTTCGGCGACGACTGGCTCTCCCTCGGCGCCCTCAAGATCTACACCGACGGCGGCATGATGGCCCGTACGGCGGCGCTCACCGAGCCGTACGAGGGCATGGACCACACCGGACAGTTCCAGGACGACCCCGAGCGGCTCGCCCAGCTCGTCGTCGACGGCCACCTCGCCGGCTGGCAGCTCGCCGTCCACGCCATCGGGGACCGCGCCGCCGACCTCGCCCTGGACGCCCTGGAGCGGGCCCAGCGGCTGCGGCCCCGCCCGGACGCCCGGCACCGGGTGGAACACGCCGGCCTGATCCGCCCGGACCAGCTGCCGCGCTTCGCCCGGCTCGGCGTCAGCGCCGTGGTCCAGCCCAACTTCCTGCGCTACTTCGGCGACGACTACGCCGACGTCATGGGGGAGCGGCGGGCACCCTGGATGTACCGGGGCCGGGGCTTCCTCGACCACGGCGTCACCCTCGTCGGCAGCTCCGACCGCCCGGTCACGGACGGTTCGCCGCTCCGCGCCGTCCAGTTCATGGTCGAGCGGGCCTCCACCTCCGGCCGGGCGATCGGACCGGACGAGGGCATCACCGTCGACGAGGCCCTGCACGCGTACACGGTGGCCGGCGCGTACGCCTGCCACTGGGACGACAGCGCGGGCAGCCTGACCCCGGGGAAGCGCGCCGACCTGGTGGTCCTCGGGGACGATCCCCGGCGCGTCGACACCTCGCGGATCGGCGACATCGAGGTCGTGGCGACGTACGTGGACGGCCGCACCGGAAAGGCAGGACTGTGACGACCGGAGGGAAAGCCGTGACCCAGGACAACCACCTCGACGCCTTCGCGCCCCTGTGGGAGGCGCCCACCTCGCCGCCCCGCTGGGTGATCTGGCAGCCCGACGCGGACACCATGGTCTTCGACCGCGAACTCAACCTGCCCGTGCACGTCGACGACGCGTCCCTGGAAGAGGTGCTGCGCCGGATGCGCGCGGCCGGCGCACCGGAGAGCGCCGACTACCCCGGCCGGGCCTGCGGATGACGACGGGGGCGGACGGCCCCGCCGTCCGCCCCCCTCCCGCTTGCCGCACCCCGCCGCCGGGCACGGCGGCGACACCTCGGCCCCGCCCCGGCCGTCAGCCGGGACGGCTCGCGTCCAGGATCGCGGGCAGCGCCTCAAGGAGCTCCCCGACCTCACCCTCGGAGACCGTCAGCGCCGGAGCCAGCCGTACGGTCAGGGGCCCGGCGGCCGTCACCAGGAAGCCGGCCTCCTGCGCCGCCGCCTGCACCCGGGCCGTCACCGGCTCCGTCAGCACGACGCCCAACAGCAGCCCTGCGCCCCGTACTTCGGCCACGAGCGGGTGCTTCAGCGCCTCGACGCCCGAGCGCAGCCGCTCGCCCATCCGGGCGGTGTGCTCCAGGAGCCCCTCCGCCACGATGGTGTCGAGCACGGCGGCGCCCGCCGCGCACGCCACCGGATTGCCCCCGAACGTGGACCCGTGCTGGCCCGGACCGAGCAGCTCGGCGGCGGGGCCGAACGCGACCGCGGCACCGATCGGCAGACCACCGCCCAGGCCCTTGGCCAGGGTCACCACGTCCGGGTCGACGCCGTCCTCGGCCTGGTGGGCGAACCAGTGCCCGGTCCGTCCGATCCCCGTCTGCACCTCGTCCAGGACGAGCAGGCTGCCCGCGGCACGGGTGATCGCGCGGGCGGCCCGCAGATACCCGCGGGGCGCGGGGATCACGCCCGCCTCGCCCTGCACCGGTTCGACGAAGACGGCGGCGGTGTCGTCGGAGACGGCCGCCCGCAGCGCTTCGGCGTCCCCGAACGGCACGTGCGTCACCTCGCCGGGCAGCGGCAGGAACGGCTCGCGCTTCGCGGGCTGGCCGGTGAGCGTGAGGGCGCCCATCGTGCGGCCGTGGAAACCGCCCTCCATCGCGACGACCCGGCCGCGCCCGGTCCGGCGGGCGGCCTTGAACGCGGCCTCGGCCGCCTCCGCGCCGGAGTTGCAGAAGAACACCCGCCCCGGCCGCCCGAAGAGCCCGAGCAACCGCTCGGCGAGGGCGACCGGCGGCCCGGCGACGAACAGGTTCGAGACGTGCCCGAGCCGCCCGATCTGATCGGTGACGGCCGCGACCACCGCGGGATGGGCGTGCCCGAGGGTGCTGACCGCGATCCCCCCGGTGAAGTCCGTGTAGACGCGACCGGACTCGTCCCGGACCGTGCACCCCTCACCGCGGACCAGGGCCAGCGGGGGAGTGCCGTACGTGTCCATCATGACGGCCCGCCAGCGGTTGGTGAGCGGCGCGGCGGCGGTCACGACAGGGCCTCCTCTGCGTCCCGGGCGACGCCGTGCGCCGCGTCGTCCGACAGCACCGTGGTGCCCGTGGCCTCCTCGGTCAGGACGCCCCGGAGCACGGCGTGCGGGGTCCGCCCGTCGAGGACGTGGACCCGCCCGACCCCCGAGCGGACCGCGCGCAGACAGCCCTCCATCTTCGGCAGCATCCCGCCGGCCAGGCCGGGGAGCAGCGCGTCCAGCTCACCGGCCGTCAGCCGGGGGATCACCTCGGTGCTGCGCGGCCAGTCCGCGCAGAGCCCGGGGACGTCCGTGAGCATCACGAGCCGGTCGGCGCCGAGGGCGACGGCCAGGGCCGAGGCGGCGAGGTCGGCGTTCACGTTGTAGATCTGCCCGTCCGCTCCCCGGGCGACCGGGGAGACCACCGGTATCCGGCCCCCGGCGAGCAGGTTCCGCACGGTGTCCGGAGCGACGGACACGATGTCTCCGACGAGCCCGATGTCGACGGCCCGCCCGTCCACCCAGGCGGGCCGGCGCACCGCCGTCAGCGTGTGGGCGTCCTCGCCCGACATGCCGACGGCGAAGGGCCCGTGGGCGTTGATGGCGCCGACCAGGTCCCGCTGCACCTGCCCGGTCAGCACCATCCGGACCACGTCCATCGCCTCCGGCGTGGTCACCCGCATGCCCGCCTCGAACCGCACCTCCAGGGCGAGCCGGTCGAGCATCGAGCTGATCTGCGGACCGCCGCCGTGCACCACCACCGGGTGCAGCCCCGCGTGCCACAGCTCGACGACGTCCTGCGCGAACGACCGGCGCAGCGCCGGGTCGTCCAGGGTGCTGCCGCCGCACTTCAGGACGACCGTCCGGCCCTGGAGCTCCTCGCACCACGGAACGTCCGCCGCCGGCAGGTCCACCGGGTCCACCCCGCGCACGGCGCGCTGCCCACCGAGCGTCCTCATTCCCGTTCCCCCTCCGCTCATGAGCTGTAGGCGCTGTTCTCGTGCACGTACGCGGCCGTCAGGTCGTTGGTCCAGATCTCCGCCGACGCGTCCCCGGCGCGCAGGTCGACCGTGACGGTGATCCGGCGGCCCGACATGTCGGCCTTCTCGCGGGGCTCCCCGGCCGCGCCGTCCCGGCAGACCCAGACGCCGTTGATGGCCACGTCCAGGCGGTCGGGGTCGAAGGCGGCGTCGGTGGTGCCGATGGCGGAGAGCACCCGGCCCCAGTTGGGGTCCTCGCCGTGCAGGGCGCACTTGAGGAGGTTGTTCCGTGCCACCGAGCGGCCCACGGTCACGGCGTCCTCCTCGGACGCGGCGCCGACGACCGCCACCTCGATCTCCTTCGACGCGCCCTCGGCGTCCGCGATCAGCTGCCGCGCGAGGTCCAGGCAGACGGAGTGCACCGCCTCGGCCAGCTCCCCGTCGGCCGGGGTCACGCCGGACGCGCCCGAGGCGAGCAGCAGCACGGTGTCGTTCGTGGACATGCAGCCGTCGGAGT is from Streptomyces venezuelae ATCC 10712 and encodes:
- a CDS encoding ABC transporter ATP-binding protein — protein: MPTGGPTGGVVLRQAIRGQRRRVIAASLLGMTHQGCEALVPVVIGATIDTAVATGSSAALLRLLIVLAVLFLVLSTCYRTSARITEGSGELAAHRLRLDLAARVLDPRGGADADRLPGALTSIATNDARRVGSVATVIAYGVSAVAALVISAIALLRISVPLGLLVLLGIPPLLWLGHRISRPLERRSETEQERAAHASGVAADLVSGLRVLKGMGAESAAVARYRTTSQDSLSAALRAARSRAGHEGAVLALTGVFIAVIAVVGAYLAMDGSISVGDLVAAVGLAQFLLGPFQLLTYVNAELAQGRASARRIAEVLASPVTVGTGKDAPADRPAGRLALRGVSLGALRGVDLDLPAGSLTGVVTRDPAAAADLLVCLAREADPAEGTIELDGTPLTSLDPDALRRAVLVAHHDADLFESTLLDNVRAGAGDTAPDDPAPVERALRASAADEVARLLPEGGDTLLAERGRSLSGGQRQRVALARALAAERPVLVLHDPTTAVDTVTESRIAARLREIRRDRTTILVTTSPALLAVTDRVVVLEDGAVRAAGHHTELLAADATYRAAVLA
- a CDS encoding FecCD family ABC transporter permease, with protein sequence MSVESRAVSGPQTAAAEKPAASAAAPRTGRAGAAYRGLGLVLALAALVLIGLLSVWVGTRGIPFTATWHALWNPDGSETSVIIHDYRIPRTLLGILVGAALGLAGALMQALTRNPLADPGMLGVNLGASAGVVVAIAFFGVAAPLGYVWFALAGAAAASTGVYVLGSSGRKIASPERLVVAGAAVTAVLYAFNWAVLLLDPRAFDQFRFWTVGSLAGRYGDIVLMALPFIAVGLVLALVLAPSLNALAMGDQMGRALGVNVPRTRALGAVAVMLLCGAATAAAGPIGFVGLAVPHIARFVVGPDQRWVFAYSMLIAPVLLLGSDVLGRVLGAPGEVQVGIVTAFIGAPLFIALCRRRKLVML
- a CDS encoding FecCD family ABC transporter permease: MSAVREAQTSPPDPAPRTATDRPRVVTGRAVRTRSGALSLLVRSRTLAVTAALLLALLTVAAVTLTTGDFDLSVAEVLRALTGEGSGIADFVVNTLRMPRLVTALCVGAALAVSGAILQSITGNPLGSPDIIGFTNGSAVGALVVIVVIHGSMTQIAIGALVGGLATALAVHLLMLGRGIQGFRLVVVGIGVSALLLAVNSYLITRATFQEALEAQSWLIGSLGNRLWTHAHAIGIAVAVLLPLAFFLSRRLSMVEMGDTTATALGVDVARTRVILLVISVALAAFATAVTGPIWFIALAAPQVARKLTGSGPALLPSALMGAVMLALSDLAVQRLFAPALLPVGTATGCVGGLYLIWLLVTESRKSRA
- a CDS encoding ABC transporter ATP-binding protein, whose protein sequence is MTATNPQGPRLRAENLTLSYDQRTVATGLGVEIPDHSFTVIIGPNACGKSTLLTALARMLKPKAGQVYLDGAAIASYRSREVARRLGLLPQSSTAPGGITVGDLVARGRYPHQGMLKQWSVEDEAAVVDAMRRTGVLDLADRPVDDLSGGQRQRVWLSMVLAQQTSILLLDEPTTYLDIAHQVEVLDLCAALHAQQGHTVVAVLHDLNQACRYATHLIVMRPGGTIAAEGAPSTVMTAELVEDVFGLPCRIIPDPETGTPLMVPAAPKGYAVGRAATEDRDTVMAKTP
- a CDS encoding amidohydrolase, encoding MLCTRLTNARVLTMDPEHPVAHDVGIWRGRIVGLDAAVTSLPAREVVDLQGATVLPGFIDSHVHLAWAGLKANTPSIAPCERVEDVLAVIAEAAARPAAPGAWVDVAGYDQRALGRHLTAAEIDRVSQGRKIFLMHDSGHACVVNAAVLDLLPADVPHQDGFLAESAMTAVRRLRLPYSQEELADAIERAGRTCLAEGITAAAEAGIGGGLLGHSPVELGAYQLLRDHGRLPLRVQLMAAGDTLRPRAAHRDDGIPRALDLGLRTGFGDDWLSLGALKIYTDGGMMARTAALTEPYEGMDHTGQFQDDPERLAQLVVDGHLAGWQLAVHAIGDRAADLALDALERAQRLRPRPDARHRVEHAGLIRPDQLPRFARLGVSAVVQPNFLRYFGDDYADVMGERRAPWMYRGRGFLDHGVTLVGSSDRPVTDGSPLRAVQFMVERASTSGRAIGPDEGITVDEALHAYTVAGAYACHWDDSAGSLTPGKRADLVVLGDDPRRVDTSRIGDIEVVATYVDGRTGKAGL
- a CDS encoding acetylornithine transaminase, giving the protein MMDTYGTPPLALVRGEGCTVRDESGRVYTDFTGGIAVSTLGHAHPAVVAAVTDQIGRLGHVSNLFVAGPPVALAERLLGLFGRPGRVFFCNSGAEAAEAAFKAARRTGRGRVVAMEGGFHGRTMGALTLTGQPAKREPFLPLPGEVTHVPFGDAEALRAAVSDDTAAVFVEPVQGEAGVIPAPRGYLRAARAITRAAGSLLVLDEVQTGIGRTGHWFAHQAEDGVDPDVVTLAKGLGGGLPIGAAVAFGPAAELLGPGQHGSTFGGNPVACAAGAAVLDTIVAEGLLEHTARMGERLRSGVEALKHPLVAEVRGAGLLLGVVLTEPVTARVQAAAQEAGFLVTAAGPLTVRLAPALTVSEGEVGELLEALPAILDASRPG
- the argB gene encoding acetylglutamate kinase, with translation MRTLGGQRAVRGVDPVDLPAADVPWCEELQGRTVVLKCGGSTLDDPALRRSFAQDVVELWHAGLHPVVVHGGGPQISSMLDRLALEVRFEAGMRVTTPEAMDVVRMVLTGQVQRDLVGAINAHGPFAVGMSGEDAHTLTAVRRPAWVDGRAVDIGLVGDIVSVAPDTVRNLLAGGRIPVVSPVARGADGQIYNVNADLAASALAVALGADRLVMLTDVPGLCADWPRSTEVIPRLTAGELDALLPGLAGGMLPKMEGCLRAVRSGVGRVHVLDGRTPHAVLRGVLTEEATGTTVLSDDAAHGVARDAEEALS